From Chroogloeocystis siderophila 5.2 s.c.1, one genomic window encodes:
- a CDS encoding Uma2 family endonuclease: MYYLTHLLRHFQRLVIEVLSDRTEAFDRGKKFSDYRHLGSLQEYVLISHDTMNNVECFRRNEKGRWELYPYEQEQEIHLASIDFYCPIAAIYEDVAISKP, translated from the coding sequence ATGTATTATTTAACACATCTACTTAGACATTTTCAACGCTTAGTTATAGAGGTACTTTCTGATAGAACAGAAGCTTTTGATCGAGGTAAAAAGTTTAGTGACTACCGCCACTTAGGCTCACTACAAGAATATGTATTAATTTCGCACGACACAATGAACAACGTAGAGTGTTTCCGTCGTAACGAAAAAGGGCGTTGGGAACTTTATCCTTATGAACAAGAGCAAGAAATACACCTAGCTAGCATTGATTTTTATTGTCCGATAGCAGCCATTTATGAAGATGTAGCAATATCAAAACCTTAA